A single genomic interval of Aureliella helgolandensis harbors:
- a CDS encoding flavoprotein — MTNRRIVVGVGGGIAAYKAAVLVSRLVQSGHTVDVVLTAGAAHFVGPATFSALCGHPPVSDTYDPRFPLGPHIELAETADLFIVAPATARILASCALGLADDLLATLFLARTCPVLMAPAMSSPMWEQPAVRRNVAQLTSDGVHFVGPNSGWLSCRKLGAGRLAEPEAILAAATPLLAQ, encoded by the coding sequence ATGACCAACCGCCGCATTGTCGTCGGAGTGGGTGGTGGCATCGCGGCCTACAAGGCTGCGGTGCTGGTCAGCCGCCTCGTCCAAAGTGGGCACACCGTGGATGTCGTGTTGACAGCCGGTGCAGCTCACTTTGTCGGCCCGGCTACATTTTCGGCACTTTGTGGACACCCTCCGGTAAGCGATACCTACGACCCACGCTTTCCGCTGGGACCACATATCGAATTGGCCGAGACGGCCGATTTGTTCATCGTGGCGCCTGCAACGGCCCGCATTCTTGCGAGCTGCGCGTTGGGGTTGGCCGATGACCTGTTGGCCACTCTCTTTCTCGCACGGACCTGCCCCGTGTTGATGGCTCCCGCCATGAGCAGCCCCATGTGGGAGCAACCCGCCGTCCGCCGCAATGTGGCCCAGCTGACCAGTGATGGCGTGCACTTTGTCGGCCCTAACTCCGGCTGGCTGAGCTGCCGTAAGCTGGGAGCCGGTCGACTGGCCGAGCCCGAAGCCATTCTCGCCGCCGCAACGCCTCTCCTTGCGCAGTGA
- a CDS encoding DNA-directed RNA polymerase subunit omega yields the protein MLEELKEEEIVNKVGGRFKLSTLIQKRLVQINRGSRPLVDNPSENKMEVVLQEILQDKIYLSAAGELAVADLHDEGDLLDMDSLEL from the coding sequence ATGCTTGAAGAACTAAAAGAAGAAGAAATCGTCAATAAGGTCGGTGGACGCTTCAAGTTGTCGACGTTGATTCAAAAGCGTTTGGTGCAGATCAACCGAGGCAGTCGGCCACTCGTCGACAATCCTTCTGAAAACAAGATGGAAGTGGTGCTTCAGGAGATCCTGCAAGACAAGATCTACCTCAGCGCTGCTGGCGAATTGGCGGTCGCCGACCTGCATGACGAAGGGGACCTCTTGGACATGGATAGCCTCGAGCTATGA
- the gmk gene encoding guanylate kinase yields the protein MAKAGHLIIVSGPSGAGKSTVVRELLSRCKLPLEMSISATTRSPRVGETDGRDYHFVAHAEFHRMREAGQFLECKEVFGRGDWYGTLARPVDAALASGKWMILEIDVQGALSVMEQRPEALSFFIHPGSMEALAERLRRRGTDDESAICRRLEVATEELAALPKYKYEIVNHSVEQSVTEICQTLHNQSPSE from the coding sequence GTGGCTAAAGCAGGGCATCTAATTATCGTATCAGGGCCTTCGGGAGCTGGAAAAAGCACCGTGGTTCGCGAGCTCCTGAGCCGCTGCAAGCTGCCCTTAGAAATGAGCATCTCGGCCACGACGCGCTCGCCGCGAGTTGGCGAAACGGACGGGCGTGACTACCATTTTGTAGCCCATGCGGAATTCCACCGCATGCGTGAAGCTGGACAATTCCTGGAATGCAAAGAGGTGTTTGGCCGGGGGGACTGGTACGGAACGTTAGCCCGACCAGTGGATGCCGCCCTGGCGAGTGGAAAATGGATGATCTTGGAGATCGATGTTCAAGGTGCTTTGAGCGTGATGGAGCAACGCCCTGAAGCGCTCAGTTTTTTCATCCATCCTGGATCGATGGAAGCCCTGGCGGAAAGGCTCCGTCGACGTGGGACCGATGACGAATCCGCCATCTGCCGGCGACTGGAGGTCGCCACAGAGGAGTTAGCCGCTTTGCCCAAGTACAAATACGAGATTGTCAATCACAGCGTTGAACAATCGGTGACCGAGATCTGTCAGACCTTACACAACCAATCTCCCTCGGAGTAA
- a CDS encoding YicC/YloC family endoribonuclease — MTGQGQGRIQCGSTDIAVEVRAVNNRHLKLSLRTSDGLGVLEPQIEAVVRGALRRGSLQLNVQATGGALQSDYRLQASVIEGYWNQCQEIGQRLNIAQTVTWGDLLALPGTVIDPRGQGERKAPSEELARATLAAVQQALDSLNAMRLAEGESMGVELSRQLENLRAIVNLIEERAPQVVAEYRTRLTTKLTAALAEIDGHLPEGDVVREVLLMADKADIREEIVRLRSHFSQFEQLLGAAESPGRKLDFLIQELFRETNTIGSKANDADVAQRVVDMKTTIEQMRELVQNVE, encoded by the coding sequence ATGACAGGACAAGGACAGGGGCGCATCCAATGCGGCTCGACCGATATTGCCGTAGAAGTCCGCGCGGTCAACAACCGCCATTTGAAGCTCAGCCTACGCACGAGTGATGGGCTGGGAGTTCTCGAGCCCCAAATCGAAGCGGTAGTGCGTGGTGCGTTGCGGCGCGGTTCTCTGCAGCTGAATGTGCAGGCCACTGGCGGTGCATTGCAGAGCGACTATCGCTTACAGGCTTCCGTGATCGAGGGCTATTGGAACCAGTGCCAGGAAATCGGCCAACGTTTGAACATTGCTCAGACGGTCACCTGGGGAGATCTACTGGCGTTGCCTGGGACCGTGATCGATCCACGCGGCCAGGGCGAACGCAAAGCTCCCTCCGAAGAATTGGCCCGGGCCACCTTGGCAGCGGTCCAACAAGCACTAGATTCCCTCAATGCCATGCGGCTCGCCGAGGGGGAGTCGATGGGCGTGGAGCTCTCACGGCAACTGGAGAATTTGCGTGCGATCGTCAACCTCATCGAAGAGCGAGCCCCTCAAGTAGTGGCAGAGTATCGCACGCGTTTGACCACGAAATTAACGGCCGCTCTGGCGGAAATCGATGGGCACCTGCCGGAAGGCGATGTAGTACGCGAAGTGCTGTTGATGGCAGACAAAGCTGATATTCGTGAAGAGATTGTGCGCCTCCGCAGCCACTTTTCCCAGTTTGAACAATTGCTGGGTGCCGCTGAAAGCCCGGGACGTAAGCTAGACTTCCTTATTCAAGAACTTTTTCGAGAGACCAATACGATTGGCTCCAAAGCCAACGACGCTGATGTGGCGCAGCGAGTCGTCGACATGAAGACAACGATTGAACAAATGCGCGAATTGGTGCAGAACGTGGAGTAG
- the secG gene encoding preprotein translocase subunit SecG, which produces MLLAALAQYFFGITIFVSSLFLVMLVLVQRGRGGGLTGALGGPGGQSAFGTKAGDLFTRITIGVAVVWISLCVGAVYFLKDRALPSTGLNDSEVINSSDLGSTPPAAGGATEPPPVSGSTPPPAAETPEVETAAPAASTTSESQPADGEAAPETPAQP; this is translated from the coding sequence ATGCTCCTTGCAGCACTGGCACAGTACTTTTTTGGTATTACGATCTTCGTATCTTCGCTTTTCTTGGTCATGCTAGTGCTTGTTCAACGCGGTCGTGGCGGTGGACTGACCGGCGCCTTGGGTGGCCCAGGGGGCCAAAGCGCTTTTGGTACCAAGGCGGGTGACTTGTTCACACGCATCACGATTGGCGTAGCCGTTGTTTGGATTTCGCTCTGCGTTGGAGCCGTTTACTTCCTGAAGGATCGTGCGCTACCGAGCACCGGATTGAACGATTCCGAAGTCATCAACAGCTCCGACTTAGGCAGCACACCTCCTGCTGCCGGAGGTGCAACTGAGCCTCCTCCAGTGTCGGGAAGTACGCCACCACCTGCAGCGGAAACTCCCGAAGTTGAAACGGCGGCCCCTGCAGCGAGCACCACCTCCGAATCGCAGCCAGCCGACGGCGAAGCGGCCCCAGAAACACCTGCCCAGCCCTAG
- the tpiA gene encoding triose-phosphate isomerase, which yields MRKPFIAGNWKMNLSRDTSIALVHGLLDLLPTGDQVDVAVCPPAVYLHDVGAALRGSHLMLGAQNMHHAAEGAFTGETSGAMLTDLGCRCVILGHSERRQLFGETDACVNTKLLAAISHQLIPIVCVGETLEEREGGTTEQVIATQIRGSLAGLTAEQASTLVIAYEPVWAIGTGKTASPAQAEAVHAQIRTLLNELFGSSVGETLRIQYGGSVKPDNAAELLSQPNIDGALVGGAALKAESFAAIVKAAT from the coding sequence TTGAGAAAGCCCTTTATTGCTGGCAATTGGAAGATGAACCTGTCGCGAGACACAAGTATCGCCTTGGTTCATGGTTTGCTGGATTTATTGCCGACTGGTGACCAAGTTGACGTGGCCGTCTGCCCTCCAGCGGTTTACCTGCATGATGTGGGCGCCGCACTGCGGGGCAGCCACCTAATGCTTGGGGCCCAGAACATGCACCATGCTGCCGAGGGGGCTTTCACCGGTGAAACCAGCGGAGCCATGCTGACAGACCTGGGCTGCCGCTGCGTAATTCTCGGTCACAGTGAGCGACGCCAGCTGTTCGGCGAAACCGATGCCTGCGTCAATACCAAGCTCCTAGCTGCCATCAGCCACCAGCTGATTCCCATCGTGTGCGTGGGCGAAACCCTCGAAGAACGCGAAGGTGGGACGACCGAACAGGTCATCGCCACCCAAATTCGCGGCTCGTTGGCCGGTCTAACCGCCGAACAAGCCAGCACGCTGGTCATCGCCTATGAGCCGGTGTGGGCTATTGGTACCGGCAAAACCGCTTCGCCCGCCCAAGCCGAAGCGGTTCACGCCCAGATTCGCACTCTCCTGAACGAACTCTTCGGAAGTTCCGTCGGAGAAACCCTGCGAATTCAATACGGTGGCAGTGTCAAACCGGATAACGCTGCCGAATTGCTCAGCCAACCCAATATCGACGGTGCTTTGGTTGGCGGTGCCGCATTAAAGGCAGAGAGCTTTGCCGCCATCGTCAAGGCTGCAACCTAA
- a CDS encoding FkbM family methyltransferase: MASPTPRTYRLANGKQIVCDSTANAKLLDDEIFQRKLYAEHGIVLNNGDCIFDVGANIGCFLLMLNECLGDARVFCFEPLPDTFGLLKQNSQHHNHLTTQLFNCGLSSQVGVARFTYFPLSSVNSTMHPRDAREFHRESREFILEEISQCRAVLKRAVRSTPGWIWFPITESIRRYYQRSELIECQLQTLANIIDEYGVERIDLLKIDTEGAEQSILAGLRESDWPIIQQVVVEVHDGPAGGTAVTDLLESHGFRTSTGKPQDQIDRLSMVYATRSTTA, from the coding sequence ATGGCTTCACCGACACCGCGCACTTACCGACTTGCCAACGGAAAGCAGATTGTCTGTGATTCGACCGCCAACGCCAAACTGCTGGACGACGAGATCTTCCAGCGGAAGTTATACGCCGAGCATGGCATTGTATTGAACAACGGCGATTGCATCTTCGATGTGGGAGCCAACATTGGTTGCTTCCTATTGATGCTGAATGAGTGCTTGGGCGATGCCCGAGTATTTTGCTTTGAGCCCTTGCCCGATACATTCGGTCTCCTGAAGCAAAACTCTCAACATCACAACCATCTAACCACTCAGCTCTTCAACTGCGGACTTTCGTCACAAGTGGGTGTGGCCCGCTTCACCTACTTCCCGCTTTCCAGCGTCAACTCAACCATGCATCCGCGCGATGCGCGCGAATTCCACCGAGAGTCGCGAGAATTCATCCTGGAAGAGATCAGCCAGTGTCGAGCTGTGCTGAAAAGAGCCGTGCGTTCGACTCCTGGCTGGATATGGTTCCCCATCACAGAATCGATTCGCCGCTACTATCAGCGCAGCGAGCTGATTGAATGCCAATTGCAGACATTGGCGAACATCATCGACGAGTACGGAGTCGAGAGAATTGATCTGCTGAAGATCGACACCGAGGGAGCTGAACAAAGCATTCTGGCTGGCTTGCGAGAGTCGGATTGGCCGATCATCCAGCAAGTTGTGGTCGAAGTTCACGACGGGCCAGCGGGGGGTACCGCGGTCACGGACCTGCTGGAGAGCCACGGCTTTAGGACCTCCACGGGCAAACCGCAGGACCAAATTGATCGCTTGAGCATGGTCTATGCCACCCGCTCAACCACGGCCTAG
- a CDS encoding arylsulfatase: MTTATPKHREGQPIWLEAFAVTGVQRRLLKSILVGLFYLVCASYGPAVANAQAAENRPNVIVILTDDQGWGDLSFHGNTNLSTPNIDHLAQQGSRFDRFYVCPVCSPTRAEFLTGRYHPRGGVHDTSKGGERLDLDERTLAQHFQAAGYRTAAFGKWHNGMQYPYHPRGRGFDEFYGYCSGHWGNYFSPMLEHNGELVRGEGYIVDDFTDHAIDFIEQSADQPFFLYLPMPTPHSPMQVPDAFWESHQDQTLERKGAEKDANDLNFTRAALAMVECIDLNVGRLLDRVDQLKIADNTIVVFFCDNGPNNYRWNGGMRGRKGSTDEGGVRSPMFIRWPEKIPAGKEIRQIAGAIDLLPTLTDLAEVPVQGGHPLDGVSLKESLLREEAVPDDRLIFSHWNRRVSVRTQQYRLDHQGRLYDMHSDPEQTVDVATEHPELTERLKNEVKQWSGELLPGLKDDTRPFPIGHPDFPVTQLPARDGQPHGNVMRSARAPNCSYFTNWNAPEDSMTWSVDVLKGGRFEVEMYYACPPADVGAEIQLCLGDVCITKQVDEANDPPATGLENDRADRGSESFVKEFKPLNLGVLEIPAGTGELTLSASHGGAKTNLEMRLFMFRRVAE, from the coding sequence GTGACAACCGCAACTCCCAAGCATCGTGAGGGGCAGCCAATATGGCTTGAAGCCTTTGCCGTGACAGGCGTGCAACGCCGTCTGTTGAAGTCCATTTTGGTTGGACTATTCTATCTAGTTTGTGCGAGCTATGGTCCCGCAGTCGCTAATGCGCAAGCGGCAGAGAACCGACCCAACGTGATCGTCATTCTGACCGATGATCAAGGTTGGGGAGATTTGAGTTTCCACGGGAACACCAATCTTTCGACACCCAATATCGACCACTTGGCCCAGCAGGGAAGCCGTTTCGATCGCTTCTACGTTTGCCCCGTTTGCTCGCCCACCCGCGCAGAATTTCTTACCGGTCGCTACCATCCACGCGGCGGCGTCCATGATACCTCTAAAGGTGGCGAGCGTTTGGACCTCGACGAACGCACGCTGGCGCAGCATTTTCAAGCAGCTGGCTACCGGACGGCCGCTTTTGGAAAATGGCACAACGGAATGCAGTATCCCTACCACCCTCGTGGTCGTGGGTTCGATGAATTTTACGGCTACTGCTCGGGACACTGGGGCAACTATTTTTCTCCCATGCTGGAGCACAACGGGGAGCTGGTACGTGGCGAAGGTTACATCGTGGATGATTTTACCGATCACGCGATCGACTTCATCGAGCAGTCGGCCGACCAGCCCTTCTTCCTCTATCTCCCCATGCCCACGCCCCATTCGCCCATGCAAGTTCCCGATGCGTTTTGGGAGTCGCACCAGGACCAGACGCTCGAGCGGAAAGGGGCAGAGAAAGACGCCAATGACCTCAATTTTACGCGGGCCGCGTTGGCCATGGTCGAGTGCATTGACTTGAATGTCGGACGGTTGCTGGACAGAGTCGATCAACTGAAAATCGCGGACAATACGATCGTTGTCTTCTTTTGTGACAATGGGCCGAATAATTATCGCTGGAATGGCGGAATGCGTGGACGCAAGGGCTCCACGGATGAAGGCGGTGTCCGATCCCCCATGTTCATTCGCTGGCCCGAAAAAATTCCTGCAGGAAAGGAAATCCGACAGATCGCCGGTGCCATTGACCTGCTCCCTACACTTACCGACCTCGCTGAAGTGCCTGTTCAAGGTGGCCACCCGCTCGATGGCGTCAGCCTGAAAGAGAGCCTTTTGCGGGAAGAGGCAGTGCCAGACGATCGGCTCATCTTTTCCCATTGGAATCGACGCGTTAGCGTGCGGACGCAACAGTATCGGCTTGACCATCAGGGAAGGCTCTACGACATGCACTCCGACCCCGAGCAAACGGTGGATGTCGCGACGGAGCATCCTGAATTGACCGAGCGATTGAAGAATGAAGTCAAGCAATGGTCGGGAGAGCTATTGCCAGGCCTGAAAGATGATACCCGGCCCTTCCCCATCGGGCATCCCGATTTCCCCGTCACGCAATTGCCCGCTCGGGATGGGCAGCCCCATGGCAATGTGATGCGTTCGGCCCGTGCACCCAACTGCTCCTATTTTACGAATTGGAACGCGCCCGAGGATTCGATGACTTGGTCGGTGGATGTGCTGAAGGGTGGGCGTTTCGAAGTCGAGATGTACTATGCCTGTCCCCCGGCCGATGTGGGGGCTGAAATTCAACTCTGCCTGGGCGATGTGTGCATCACCAAGCAAGTAGACGAAGCCAATGATCCACCTGCGACCGGCCTTGAAAATGACCGGGCCGATCGTGGATCGGAATCCTTCGTCAAGGAATTTAAGCCGCTGAATCTGGGAGTCCTGGAAATCCCCGCCGGAACCGGTGAGCTCACACTCTCCGCATCGCACGGTGGAGCCAAGACCAATTTGGAGATGCGGTTGTTCATGTTCCGGCGTGTTGCTGAGTAG
- a CDS encoding MlaD family protein produces the protein MTEPAFPSDIPQASLRSPQSIAGSRLQTRLWWLTGICVLLAIGLTVQSFQSQGLSIRLHFDEGHGLKPGDTLRYRGIDVGSVTSIDLTEHLEGVQVKLLIAPGNESLAVAGSQFWIQRPRLQLGQISGLETVLGAKFIGVLPGPSGNARQTEFTGLETPLSFTDSPTAELRIQFPAGEGLEVGNPVRYRGISVGEVTEVELSASGEAVWVGVRLTEAARNLAQSGTQFWIERPRLDLTEIRGIETLLGGRYIAMQPSGSGDSLQTEFVGLAEPPPLPRQNGSLEIELDAPRRLGLVRSAPVTYRGLEVGRVSNVELASDGASVKVSVTIEAEYAELVRENSKWWAIGGITMEAKLSGVTVSMESLSSWIRGGIAFATPESPGSQVVTGHRFMLEAAPQEEWLNWQPRIAVNRNNSQELGLERPQPVRVVASWRDSILGLYRRRTIESWAIALDDGTLRIPASFIAKAIASQKEVQIELAGESFDFDPLDSGAKAWTDKIAIPDSLAVSRWSRANMSTAFDQAAVFLIVNPELREPIALNSTRVAVNPEIGLDIAPGVAIPSELSGSPVISAATGKLYGLLIDTDTGWHIAKL, from the coding sequence ATGACAGAGCCAGCCTTCCCCTCCGACATCCCCCAAGCCTCGCTCCGCTCGCCGCAGAGTATTGCCGGTAGCCGTTTGCAAACGCGACTGTGGTGGTTGACCGGCATCTGCGTACTACTGGCAATCGGCTTGACCGTCCAGAGTTTCCAATCCCAAGGGCTCTCGATCCGCTTGCACTTCGATGAGGGACATGGATTGAAACCGGGCGACACGCTGCGCTACCGTGGTATCGACGTCGGTTCAGTGACCTCCATCGACCTCACCGAACATTTAGAGGGGGTCCAAGTCAAACTTCTGATCGCACCTGGCAATGAGTCCTTAGCCGTGGCGGGGAGCCAATTTTGGATTCAACGACCACGTCTACAACTCGGACAAATCAGCGGGCTGGAAACGGTCTTGGGAGCCAAGTTTATCGGGGTCCTCCCTGGTCCGAGCGGCAATGCCAGACAGACGGAGTTCACCGGCCTTGAGACTCCACTCTCCTTTACCGACAGCCCTACCGCAGAGCTCCGCATTCAATTCCCGGCCGGTGAAGGCTTGGAAGTCGGTAACCCGGTACGTTATCGAGGTATATCGGTCGGCGAAGTGACCGAAGTAGAATTGTCGGCTAGCGGCGAAGCAGTCTGGGTTGGAGTCCGTCTGACCGAAGCGGCGCGCAATCTGGCCCAGTCGGGTACTCAATTTTGGATTGAACGTCCGCGGCTCGATTTGACCGAAATCCGAGGTATCGAAACACTCTTAGGGGGGCGGTACATTGCGATGCAACCCTCGGGGAGCGGCGACTCGCTGCAAACCGAGTTCGTGGGGCTGGCCGAGCCGCCACCACTCCCACGCCAAAACGGGTCGCTCGAAATTGAACTCGACGCCCCTCGCCGCCTTGGGCTCGTGCGCAGTGCGCCAGTGACCTATCGTGGACTCGAAGTGGGGCGAGTCTCCAATGTCGAATTGGCTAGCGACGGTGCGTCCGTCAAGGTAAGCGTCACGATCGAGGCCGAATACGCGGAACTGGTCCGAGAGAACTCCAAATGGTGGGCCATCGGCGGCATTACGATGGAAGCCAAACTCAGCGGAGTAACCGTTTCCATGGAATCGCTCTCCTCTTGGATACGGGGGGGTATCGCGTTTGCGACGCCCGAGTCACCTGGGTCGCAAGTAGTCACAGGCCATCGTTTCATGCTCGAAGCGGCCCCTCAAGAAGAATGGCTGAACTGGCAGCCTCGCATCGCCGTCAATCGGAACAACTCCCAAGAACTAGGACTGGAGCGACCTCAACCGGTCCGGGTCGTCGCCAGCTGGCGCGACTCGATTCTAGGACTCTATCGACGACGCACCATCGAGAGCTGGGCCATTGCACTCGATGACGGAACGCTAAGAATTCCCGCCAGCTTCATTGCCAAGGCCATTGCATCCCAGAAAGAGGTGCAAATCGAATTGGCGGGGGAGAGTTTTGATTTTGATCCTTTGGATAGTGGAGCTAAGGCGTGGACCGACAAGATCGCAATCCCAGACAGCTTGGCAGTGTCTCGCTGGTCGCGTGCCAACATGTCCACGGCCTTTGACCAAGCTGCGGTGTTCTTGATTGTCAATCCAGAACTCCGCGAACCCATCGCGTTGAACAGTACGCGCGTCGCAGTCAATCCAGAAATCGGACTGGACATCGCACCTGGTGTTGCCATTCCATCGGAGCTCTCCGGTTCACCGGTCATCTCCGCTGCGACCGGTAAACTTTACGGATTGTTGATTGACACCGACACGGGCTGGCATATCGCCAAACTCTAA
- a CDS encoding paraquat-inducible protein A, whose amino-acid sequence MPVSDRLRACHCCGLVHAIPPLDPKQEAACIRCHSTIDTGRRSGVRSSARCFAAALGGLAVYLPAILLPILEIEKLGHHHTASLLGGTIDLIWHGNLFVGLVVLLFSIILPLVKLLALLELSYMGLTRRQHQAWTYRLVEWTGRWSMMDVLLLALLVTLVKLGDIVSFQLGPAVFAFVLCVVMSLTASILFDPHAIWDATDSGRKRNEPS is encoded by the coding sequence ATGCCAGTCTCCGATCGCTTGAGAGCCTGTCATTGCTGCGGGTTGGTGCACGCCATTCCTCCGCTCGATCCGAAGCAAGAGGCGGCTTGCATCCGCTGCCACTCGACGATCGATACCGGACGACGCAGCGGTGTTCGCAGTTCCGCACGCTGCTTTGCCGCCGCCCTGGGTGGGCTCGCTGTTTATTTGCCAGCTATCCTTTTGCCCATTTTGGAAATCGAAAAGCTGGGCCATCACCATACTGCCAGCCTGCTCGGCGGGACGATCGACCTGATCTGGCATGGCAACCTTTTCGTAGGCTTGGTGGTCCTGCTATTCTCCATCATTCTGCCCCTCGTAAAACTGCTGGCCTTGCTGGAGCTGAGCTACATGGGCCTGACGCGTCGCCAGCATCAAGCTTGGACCTACCGACTCGTAGAATGGACGGGGCGCTGGAGCATGATGGATGTTCTGCTGCTAGCACTGCTCGTCACCCTGGTGAAACTGGGAGATATTGTGTCCTTTCAATTGGGGCCAGCCGTCTTTGCCTTTGTGCTGTGCGTCGTGATGAGTTTAACCGCCTCAATACTGTTTGATCCGCACGCGATTTGGGATGCAACCGACTCCGGTCGAAAGAGAAATGAACCTAGCTAA
- a CDS encoding tRNA (cytidine(34)-2'-O)-methyltransferase: MTATGSAAASLESPPLHVVLYQPEIPQNTGNIGRTCVALGAKLWMVRPVGFRLDSSQLKRSGMDYWNDLDWELVDNWQHLRERLALDNVWLVTKYGEQRYCDVTYQRGDILVFGNESSGLPDSIHAEFADRQICLPMPGPVRCLNLATTAGIAIYEAARQLQLFDQECASAEPPHAS, encoded by the coding sequence ATGACCGCCACTGGGAGCGCCGCCGCTTCGCTTGAGTCCCCGCCGCTGCACGTGGTGCTCTATCAGCCCGAAATTCCCCAGAATACTGGTAACATTGGCCGCACTTGCGTGGCTCTGGGTGCCAAATTATGGATGGTTCGACCCGTTGGGTTTCGTCTCGATTCCTCCCAGTTGAAACGCTCCGGCATGGACTACTGGAACGATCTCGACTGGGAGTTGGTCGACAATTGGCAGCATCTTCGAGAGCGATTGGCTCTCGACAACGTGTGGCTTGTTACCAAGTACGGGGAGCAGCGTTATTGCGATGTTACCTATCAACGTGGTGATATTCTAGTCTTTGGGAACGAATCGAGTGGTTTGCCCGATTCGATCCACGCGGAATTTGCAGATCGTCAAATATGCCTGCCCATGCCGGGCCCGGTTCGCTGCCTGAACCTTGCCACGACTGCTGGCATTGCGATCTATGAGGCCGCGCGTCAATTGCAGCTGTTCGATCAAGAGTGCGCTTCTGCGGAGCCCCCGCATGCCTCTTGA
- the cysK gene encoding cysteine synthase A translates to MARGKTYASTPQAIGDTPMIQINRLIPEGGATVFAKCEFFQPLNSVKDRIGVAMIEAGERDGKINQDTHIVEPTSGNTGIALAFVCAAKGYRLTLTMPESMSVERRALLRAMGANLVLTPAAEGMNGAIAKAQELVDKDPHGFMPQQFENPANPAIHEQTTGPEIWEDSGHNIDAIVAGVGTGGTLTGVARYLKSVNPNFKAIAVEPKHSAVIAGGQPGKHRIQGIGAGFIPGNLDMSIIDDVVSVEDEDAFEWGRRLAKHEGIVAGISSGSNMWAAAQVAARPEFKGKRIVTIMCSLGERYLSTPLFGDLGT, encoded by the coding sequence ATGGCACGCGGCAAGACCTACGCTAGTACCCCTCAGGCTATTGGCGATACCCCGATGATTCAAATTAATCGCCTGATCCCTGAGGGGGGAGCAACGGTCTTTGCCAAATGTGAGTTTTTCCAACCTTTAAACAGCGTCAAAGACCGCATCGGCGTAGCGATGATCGAAGCGGGGGAACGCGATGGCAAGATCAATCAAGACACCCACATCGTCGAGCCCACCAGCGGAAATACCGGAATTGCCTTGGCCTTCGTGTGTGCAGCCAAAGGCTACCGACTGACGCTCACGATGCCTGAATCGATGTCCGTCGAACGCCGCGCCCTGCTGCGTGCCATGGGAGCCAACCTCGTGCTCACCCCGGCCGCCGAAGGCATGAACGGCGCCATCGCCAAGGCGCAGGAATTGGTCGACAAGGATCCTCACGGCTTCATGCCACAGCAGTTCGAAAATCCAGCCAACCCGGCAATTCATGAACAGACCACCGGCCCTGAAATCTGGGAAGACAGTGGGCACAACATCGATGCCATCGTCGCTGGTGTGGGAACGGGCGGTACTTTGACCGGCGTGGCACGCTACCTAAAAAGTGTGAACCCAAACTTCAAAGCGATTGCAGTTGAGCCCAAGCACAGCGCGGTCATCGCTGGCGGACAACCAGGCAAACACCGCATTCAAGGCATTGGTGCTGGGTTCATTCCCGGCAACCTCGACATGTCGATCATCGATGATGTCGTGTCGGTCGAAGACGAGGACGCCTTTGAGTGGGGACGTCGACTGGCCAAACACGAAGGGATCGTTGCCGGAATCAGCAGCGGTTCCAACATGTGGGCCGCCGCTCAAGTCGCCGCCCGCCCCGAGTTCAAGGGGAAGCGGATTGTGACGATCATGTGCAGTCTGGGCGAGCGCTACCTGTCGACCCCTCTGTTCGGCGACCTGGGAACCTAG